One stretch of Schlesneria sp. DSM 10557 DNA includes these proteins:
- a CDS encoding alpha/beta hydrolase family protein, which translates to MSRNLSVVCIVALSSMGLWAQETPSAKPGDAMMESHLILETARLSSRVLEGAQSREEWEAQRDELKRRYLDMLGLWPLPERTPLNATVTGTLELDDVHVEKLHFQSSPGLYVTGNLYRPAKVEGKLPAVLYVCGHANRGRDGNKTGYQHHGRWFASHGYICLMIDTLQLGEIAGLHHGTYREQRWWWHSAGYTPAGVECWNGIRALDYLTSRADVDADKLAVTGRSGGGAATLWITAADDRVKVCVPVSGLSDLQTYVSEKVCDGHCDCMFMYNTYRWEWTTLAALIAPRPMLFENSGYDPIFPMPGNERIRELLAQIYGWYEKSKGELFDVGVTPGGHLDNQELRLMAYRWINRHLKNDNADVDEPKLAAIEGKLLRVFPEDSDLPSDLLNAVIDETFVPRANPVPPTSRDEFLAWSSNLRDGLQERVFREWPEQVPAAVVRETRPDGQMILGTEDDILVIAARHEAKQSRPRSPEHRERIWLVVLDTEDLEGTLPAWVAATDLANQSVVVISPRGAGQSLAWTRKNPPSYVERAHALVGRTVDAGRVYDVQSVARWLHEADGNELTIGVAGRGAAGVLGVYAALLESCISEVLVVDPPASHRQGPALLNVLRVLDVPDAIGLLAPRHATLIDAESEAFGRTEQAYRAAGYGDRLSRTVRAD; encoded by the coding sequence ATGTCTCGGAATTTGAGTGTTGTTTGCATCGTGGCGCTGTCATCAATGGGGTTGTGGGCGCAGGAGACGCCCTCTGCCAAGCCCGGTGATGCGATGATGGAAAGTCACCTGATCCTTGAGACGGCCCGGCTGAGCAGCCGCGTCCTGGAAGGAGCCCAGTCCCGGGAAGAATGGGAAGCTCAACGCGACGAATTGAAACGTCGGTATCTCGATATGCTTGGGTTGTGGCCGCTTCCCGAGCGAACCCCGCTCAATGCCACGGTGACGGGGACCTTGGAGCTGGATGATGTCCATGTTGAGAAGCTTCATTTTCAGAGCAGTCCCGGCCTGTACGTAACGGGGAATCTGTATCGACCCGCCAAGGTTGAGGGGAAGCTTCCTGCTGTCCTGTACGTCTGCGGGCACGCCAATCGGGGTCGCGATGGCAACAAGACCGGCTACCAGCACCATGGGCGGTGGTTCGCCTCACATGGCTACATCTGTCTGATGATCGACACGCTGCAGTTGGGCGAGATCGCTGGGCTTCACCATGGAACGTACCGTGAGCAACGTTGGTGGTGGCATTCTGCTGGGTATACTCCCGCAGGAGTGGAGTGCTGGAACGGCATTCGAGCACTGGACTACCTCACTTCGCGAGCGGATGTCGACGCCGATAAGCTGGCCGTCACCGGACGCAGCGGTGGGGGGGCTGCTACGCTATGGATTACCGCAGCAGACGACCGGGTGAAAGTCTGCGTGCCGGTCAGCGGGTTGAGTGATCTGCAAACCTATGTCAGCGAAAAGGTCTGCGACGGTCACTGCGACTGCATGTTCATGTACAACACTTACAGATGGGAATGGACGACCCTGGCGGCCTTGATTGCGCCGCGTCCCATGTTGTTTGAGAACTCGGGGTATGACCCGATTTTCCCGATGCCCGGTAATGAGCGAATTCGTGAACTCCTCGCTCAGATCTATGGGTGGTATGAAAAGTCCAAGGGGGAACTGTTTGATGTGGGCGTCACGCCAGGAGGACATCTGGACAATCAGGAACTGAGGCTGATGGCCTATCGCTGGATCAATCGACACTTGAAGAATGACAATGCCGATGTTGACGAGCCGAAGCTGGCTGCAATCGAGGGGAAACTTCTGCGAGTCTTCCCTGAGGACAGTGATTTGCCTTCTGATCTCCTTAATGCGGTGATCGATGAAACCTTCGTTCCCCGGGCAAACCCCGTCCCTCCGACCAGCAGGGACGAGTTCCTGGCGTGGTCCAGCAATTTGCGAGACGGCCTGCAGGAGCGTGTCTTTCGTGAGTGGCCCGAGCAAGTTCCTGCTGCCGTCGTGAGGGAAACGAGACCTGATGGTCAAATGATTCTGGGGACTGAAGACGACATACTGGTGATTGCTGCCCGGCACGAAGCGAAACAATCGCGACCCCGATCGCCGGAACATCGGGAACGAATCTGGCTTGTGGTACTGGATACGGAGGATCTCGAAGGAACGCTTCCGGCCTGGGTTGCAGCGACGGACCTGGCAAATCAGTCCGTTGTTGTTATCAGTCCCAGAGGTGCAGGGCAATCGCTGGCATGGACACGAAAAAATCCCCCCAGCTATGTTGAGCGAGCCCACGCTCTGGTTGGTCGCACGGTCGACGCAGGTCGCGTCTATGACGTTCAGTCTGTCGCTCGCTGGTTGCACGAGGCTGACGGTAATGAATTGACGATTGGTGTTGCAGGACGCGGTGCGGCCGGGGTGTTGGGTGTGTATGCCGCACTACTCGAGTCCTGTATCAGCGAAGTCCTGGTCGTGGACCCTCCTGCATCGCACCGTCAGGGGCCAGCACTGCTTAATGTGCTGCGGGTGCTTGATGTGCCGGACGCCATTGGATTGCTCGCTCCCCGCCACGCCACTTTGATCGATGCGGAGTCGGAAGCATTTGGTCGCACGGAACAGGCCTATCGTGCAGCCGGTTACGGTGACCGGTTGTCGCGCACTGTGCGGGCAGATTGA
- a CDS encoding FHA domain-containing protein gives MLGKLLPSDGGASIPLLKPSLLLGRKSDCDIPIACSSVSGHHCRLEFKDGSWWVLDLDSRNGTSINGRRITEQRISPRDVLTLGRQKLVVDYQAAKHSRTNPSAKSSEKKSTRRKLSKTRASSLSADDEIALAFLNLSSEENEQDTNLPSENVVSSESVSNVSPSPVMPDAELVTATPAPVPAYVAEPSPRPVPAVELGRLVPEEGGDPIVLTSPEMTIGRGRGCDIPIRLPSISSRHCKLILKDGYWHVEDLNSTNGTSVDGERCLFDVLMPGSTLTLHKHHYKVEYVPASDAPPPIVRQLFSQSLLEKAGFGMDLTDGRLGGVELEDDDSDRPKRYNLLDSDDSL, from the coding sequence GTGCTGGGGAAACTGTTGCCAAGTGACGGCGGAGCGTCGATTCCGTTGCTGAAGCCAAGTCTGCTGCTGGGGCGTAAGTCGGATTGCGATATTCCGATTGCCTGTTCCTCGGTATCCGGCCATCACTGTCGGTTGGAATTTAAGGACGGTTCCTGGTGGGTGCTGGATCTGGACAGCCGGAATGGTACATCCATCAATGGTCGTCGCATCACGGAACAGCGAATTTCTCCTCGAGATGTCCTGACGCTCGGCCGTCAAAAACTGGTCGTTGACTATCAGGCTGCGAAGCATTCCAGGACGAATCCATCTGCCAAGTCATCAGAAAAAAAGTCGACTCGGAGAAAGCTCTCAAAAACCCGGGCTTCAAGTCTAAGCGCCGATGATGAAATCGCGCTGGCATTCCTAAATCTATCGAGTGAGGAAAACGAGCAAGATACGAACCTACCATCAGAGAATGTTGTTTCTTCAGAATCCGTCTCGAATGTTTCGCCTTCGCCCGTAATGCCTGATGCCGAGCTTGTGACCGCCACTCCTGCGCCGGTTCCTGCTTACGTCGCGGAGCCCAGCCCGCGTCCAGTTCCTGCGGTCGAACTGGGGAGACTTGTTCCGGAAGAGGGAGGTGACCCCATCGTACTCACTTCACCGGAGATGACGATTGGACGGGGGCGCGGTTGTGATATCCCGATTCGGCTTCCCTCGATCTCTTCACGTCACTGCAAGCTGATCTTGAAAGACGGGTATTGGCATGTCGAGGACCTGAACAGCACAAACGGCACTTCGGTCGACGGCGAACGCTGTCTTTTTGACGTCTTGATGCCGGGAAGCACACTGACGCTCCATAAACATCACTACAAGGTTGAGTACGTCCCTGCCAGCGATGCGCCCCCTCCCATTGTTCGACAGCTTTTCTCGCAGAGTCTGCTGGAAAAAGCTGGCTTTGGTATGGATCTGACAGATGGTCGCCTTGGAGGAGTGGAGCTCGAGGATGACGATTCCGATCGTCCGAAACGCTATAATCTGCTGGACTCGGATGACTCATTGTAG
- a CDS encoding response regulator, with product MIVASELTQHSAESLYHSLVESLPLCIFQKDRQFRILFVNQRMCDALGVTLPQIQGKNDFEVFPADLAEKYRSDDMHVIETGELLEAVEEISASDGKRIHIQVLKAPIRDSQGAIVGVQGMFWDITDRQATENQLIEAHGFLDSIVDNVPIMLFVKEAEELRFVKFNRASEELVGLSREDVLGKCDFDLFPKELAEFFTQKDRAVLANGVMVEIPEETLDTPNHGRRILRTKKIPVMDSEGKPRFLLGISEDVTEKRLTELALKEAKEAAESASRAKSDFLANMSHEIRTPMNAVLGMTELLMDTPLDRTQREYVKMVHESGEALLGLINDILDFSKIESGKFNLDRTEFALRELLGDTMKTLAVRASHKDLELAVHVASDVPCVLVGDPGRLRQIVMNLVGNAVKFTEKGEVILDVSCQSHIEGKVELLFLVRDTGIGISRDQMDRIFQAFEQADTSTTRRYGGTGLGLTITSRLVDLMGGSIWVESNPGQGSTFYFTTQFDVGVETAGSHIGLAVAQLEGLRVLVVDDNATNRLILTEILENHKLEPQSAGNAAQAIEMLLSAQESGEPFSLLLTDVNMPDIDGFTLVDHVRKNEVLRDLAVIVLTSGDRLGDRDRCQKLNVVSHLRKPIKQSELVQSIAMALGTVRPENDQPVRPHAAPSAVRPLRILLAEDSYPNQVLACGLLRKRGHIVSVANHGEEAIDILQSEGFDLVLMDVQMPVMDGLEATRVIRKLEGREKLHPLNRNPLIVVAMTAHAMKGDRERCLESGMDDYLSKPIRTHELDEILSRNFSDDDEAKTDANITTIIDWSEALSAVDGDCELLKVVAGALLEEVDSLKLRLAAALASGDATSVQQLGHTLKGAVGAIGAQGCRCLAERLESLGKQGEIEMAHICFVEFERELGRVCELLQGFVQGDFQPESAIGK from the coding sequence ATGATTGTGGCTTCAGAGCTGACACAGCATTCTGCGGAATCGCTCTATCACTCCCTGGTGGAAAGTTTGCCCCTTTGTATTTTCCAGAAGGACAGGCAATTTCGGATTCTGTTCGTGAACCAGCGGATGTGCGATGCGCTGGGGGTGACACTGCCTCAGATACAGGGAAAGAACGATTTTGAGGTCTTTCCTGCTGACCTGGCCGAGAAGTATCGCAGCGACGACATGCACGTCATAGAGACCGGGGAATTGCTGGAGGCCGTGGAAGAAATCTCCGCCAGCGACGGAAAGCGAATTCACATCCAGGTACTGAAAGCCCCCATTCGTGATAGCCAGGGTGCAATCGTCGGCGTCCAGGGGATGTTCTGGGACATCACGGATCGACAGGCAACGGAAAACCAGCTCATTGAAGCTCATGGGTTTCTCGACTCGATCGTTGACAATGTCCCCATCATGCTGTTTGTCAAAGAGGCGGAAGAGCTGCGATTTGTAAAATTCAATCGCGCCAGTGAAGAACTCGTCGGCCTGTCTCGTGAAGATGTTCTGGGGAAATGTGACTTCGATCTTTTCCCGAAGGAACTGGCGGAATTCTTCACTCAAAAGGATCGTGCCGTATTGGCCAACGGCGTCATGGTCGAAATTCCCGAAGAGACTCTGGATACGCCAAATCACGGGCGGCGGATTCTGCGTACGAAAAAGATTCCGGTCATGGACTCAGAGGGGAAACCTCGCTTCCTGTTGGGGATTTCCGAAGATGTCACTGAGAAGAGACTCACGGAACTCGCCTTGAAAGAAGCCAAAGAGGCGGCCGAATCCGCGAGCCGTGCCAAAAGTGATTTTCTGGCCAATATGAGCCACGAGATTCGCACTCCGATGAATGCCGTCCTGGGCATGACCGAGCTGCTGATGGATACCCCGCTGGATCGAACGCAGCGCGAGTACGTCAAGATGGTTCACGAATCAGGGGAAGCTCTCCTGGGACTCATCAATGACATTCTCGATTTCTCAAAGATCGAGTCTGGCAAGTTCAACCTGGATCGTACCGAGTTCGCTCTGCGTGAGCTGCTGGGCGATACGATGAAGACCCTCGCCGTTCGTGCGTCGCACAAAGATCTGGAACTCGCGGTCCATGTTGCAAGCGACGTCCCATGCGTTCTGGTCGGTGACCCCGGTCGACTGCGGCAAATCGTCATGAACCTGGTGGGAAATGCGGTCAAGTTCACCGAGAAAGGAGAAGTGATTCTTGACGTCAGTTGCCAGTCCCACATCGAAGGAAAAGTTGAACTGTTGTTTCTGGTTCGCGATACGGGAATCGGAATCTCCCGAGATCAGATGGACCGCATCTTTCAGGCATTTGAGCAGGCCGATACCTCGACGACGCGCCGCTACGGAGGAACCGGGCTGGGGCTGACAATCACCTCACGTCTGGTTGATTTAATGGGGGGATCGATCTGGGTCGAAAGCAACCCAGGGCAAGGAAGCACATTCTACTTCACCACTCAATTTGATGTCGGGGTCGAAACGGCGGGAAGTCATATCGGGCTGGCGGTGGCTCAGCTTGAAGGACTTCGTGTTCTTGTCGTGGATGACAACGCGACAAACCGGCTAATTCTCACCGAGATTCTGGAAAACCACAAACTGGAGCCACAATCAGCCGGTAACGCAGCGCAGGCGATCGAGATGCTGCTCTCCGCTCAAGAGTCGGGTGAGCCATTTTCATTGCTGCTGACAGATGTCAATATGCCTGATATCGACGGGTTTACTCTCGTTGATCACGTCCGCAAGAATGAAGTGTTGCGGGATCTGGCGGTCATCGTGCTCACTTCCGGCGACCGCCTCGGCGACCGGGATCGGTGTCAAAAGCTGAATGTGGTCTCGCATTTGCGAAAGCCGATCAAGCAATCCGAACTCGTACAATCGATTGCGATGGCGCTCGGAACTGTCCGGCCTGAAAATGATCAACCGGTCCGCCCGCACGCGGCGCCCTCCGCAGTTCGACCTTTGCGTATTCTGCTGGCGGAAGATTCATACCCGAACCAGGTACTTGCCTGTGGACTTCTTCGGAAACGGGGCCACATCGTTTCGGTCGCGAATCATGGTGAAGAAGCGATTGATATTCTGCAGTCGGAAGGATTCGATCTGGTTCTGATGGATGTCCAGATGCCCGTCATGGACGGACTGGAGGCGACGCGCGTGATTCGCAAGCTTGAAGGTCGCGAGAAGTTGCATCCTCTCAACCGGAATCCGCTGATTGTCGTTGCCATGACCGCCCACGCGATGAAGGGGGATCGCGAACGCTGTCTCGAGAGCGGCATGGACGATTACCTTTCCAAGCCGATTCGGACCCACGAACTCGACGAGATTCTCTCGAGGAATTTTTCGGATGACGATGAGGCGAAAACCGATGCGAACATCACAACCATCATCGACTGGTCCGAAGCGCTTTCCGCTGTTGATGGGGATTGCGAGCTGCTGAAGGTCGTAGCGGGTGCTCTTCTGGAAGAGGTCGATTCGCTGAAACTGCGACTGGCCGCTGCGCTGGCCTCCGGTGATGCAACCTCTGTACAGCAATTGGGACATACACTGAAGGGGGCTGTGGGGGCAATTGGTGCGCAGGGCTGTCGCTGTCTGGCAGAACGGCTGGAATCTCTGGGTAAGCAGGGCGAGATTGAAATGGCGCACATCTGCTTTGTCGAGTTTGAGCGAGAGCTTGGCAGAGTGTGTGAACTTTTGCAGGGGTTTGTTCAAGGAGACTTTCAACCGGAAAGTGCCATCGGAAAGTGA
- a CDS encoding response regulator transcription factor has product MPAEPTEKTILIIDDDREIASMLHGVLTGNGYRVFLAPNGIEGQRQIESLNPDLVITDMMMPRMGGFPVLEFLKTLTAPPAVIMITANEGGRHKAYAEMLGVADYLRKPFPMEVLLESVRKIFDARAAAAEREKPSPLKRASRKKSAKPDTDGESSSDE; this is encoded by the coding sequence ATGCCCGCTGAACCAACAGAGAAAACGATTCTGATTATCGATGACGATCGTGAGATTGCGTCGATGCTGCACGGAGTCCTCACGGGAAATGGATATCGTGTTTTTCTCGCGCCGAACGGAATCGAAGGTCAGCGACAGATCGAATCTCTCAACCCTGACCTCGTCATCACGGATATGATGATGCCACGAATGGGAGGTTTCCCTGTCCTCGAATTCCTCAAGACTCTAACGGCTCCCCCGGCAGTGATCATGATCACTGCCAACGAAGGGGGCCGACACAAAGCCTATGCAGAGATGCTGGGTGTGGCGGACTACTTGCGCAAGCCTTTCCCCATGGAAGTGCTGCTGGAATCCGTTCGCAAGATCTTTGACGCACGAGCGGCCGCAGCCGAACGAGAGAAACCATCCCCGTTGAAACGAGCCAGTCGTAAGAAATCAGCCAAACCCGATACCGATGGAGAATCGTCAAGCGACGAATAG